In one Mustela lutreola isolate mMusLut2 chromosome 8, mMusLut2.pri, whole genome shotgun sequence genomic region, the following are encoded:
- the CSNK1E gene encoding casein kinase I isoform X3 produces the protein MELRVGNKYRLGRKIGSGSFGDIYLGANIASGEEVAIKLECVKTKHPQLHIESKFYKMMQGGVGIPSIKWCGAEGDYNVMVMELLGPSLEDLFNFCSRKFSLKTVLLLADQMISRIEYIHSKNFIHRDVKPDNFLMGLGKKGNLVYIIDFGLAKKYRDARTHQHIPYRENKNLTGTARYASINTHLGIEQSRRDDLESLGYVLMYFNLGSLPWQGLKAATKRQKYERISEKKMSTPIEVLCKGYPSEFSTYLNFCRSLRFDDKPDYSYLRQLFRNLFHRQGFSYDYVFDWNMLKFGASSSQAQPRDNEAIALPCPCPCPCAGPTYSPSYWCPASLGTQGPPDRPVEEVEELPPQNYWPVVWTPGPQF, from the exons ATGGAGCTGCGTGTGGGGAACAAGTACCGCCTTGGAAGGAAGATCGGGAGTGGGTCCTTCGGAGACATCTACCTGG GTGCCAATATTGCCTCTGGTGAAGAAGTTGCCATCAAGCTCGAGTGTGTGAAAACGAAGCACCCGCAGCTGCACATCGAGAGCAAGTTCTACAAGATGAtgcagggaggag TGGGAATCCCGTCCATCAAGTGGTGTGGAGCGGAGGGGGACTACAATGTGATGGTCATGGAGCTGCTAGGGCCCAGCCTCGAGGACCTCTTCAACTTCTGCTCCCGCAAGTTCAGCCTCAAGACGGTGCTGCTCCTGGCGGACCAGATG atcaGCCGCATCGAGTACATCCACTCCAAGAACTTCATACACCGGGACGTCAAACCTGACAACTTCCTCATGGGCTTGGGGAAGAAGGGCAACCTGGTGTACATCATCGACTTCGGCCTGGCCAAGAAGTACCGGGACGCCCGCACGCACCAGCACATCCCCTACCGGGAAAACAAGAACTTGACCGGCACTGCCCGCTACGCCTCCATCAACACCCACCTGGGCATCG AGCAAAGCCGTCGAGATGACCTGGAGAGTCTGGGCTACGTGCTCATGTACTTCaacctgggctccctgccctggcAGGGCCTCAAAGCGGCCACTAAGCGCCAGAAGTACGAGCGCATCAGTGAGAAGAAGATGTCGACACCCATCGAGGTCCTCTGCAAAGGCTACCCCT CCGAGTTCTCCACATACCTCAACTTTTGCCGCTCCCTGCGGTTCGACGACAAGCCTGACTACTCGTACCTGCGCCAGCTCTTCCGCAACCTCTTCCACCGGCAGGGCTTCTCCTACGACTACGTCTTCGACTGGAACATGCTCAAATTC GGGGCTTCCTCGAGCCAGGCTCAGCCCCGTGACAACGAAGCCATTGCGctgccctgtccctgtccctgtccctgtgccGGGCCCACGTACTCACCCTCATACTG GTGCCCGGCGTCCCTGGGCACCCAGGGCCCTCCAGATAGGCccgtggaggaggtggaggagctgCCCCCCCAAAACTACTGGCCTGTGGTCTGGACTCCGGGGCCCCAGTTCTGA
- the CSNK1E gene encoding casein kinase I isoform X1, translated as MELRVGNKYRLGRKIGSGSFGDIYLGANIASGEEVAIKLECVKTKHPQLHIESKFYKMMQGGVGIPSIKWCGAEGDYNVMVMELLGPSLEDLFNFCSRKFSLKTVLLLADQMISRIEYIHSKNFIHRDVKPDNFLMGLGKKGNLVYIIDFGLAKKYRDARTHQHIPYRENKNLTGTARYASINTHLGIEQSRRDDLESLGYVLMYFNLGSLPWQGLKAATKRQKYERISEKKMSTPIEVLCKGYPSEFSTYLNFCRSLRFDDKPDYSYLRQLFRNLFHRQGFSYDYVFDWNMLKFGAARNPEDVDRERREHEREERMGQLRGSATRALPPGPPTGAAANRLRSAAEPVASTPASRIQQAGNTSPRAISRVDRERKVSMRLHRGAPANVSSSDLTGRQEVSRISASQTSVPFDHLGK; from the exons ATGGAGCTGCGTGTGGGGAACAAGTACCGCCTTGGAAGGAAGATCGGGAGTGGGTCCTTCGGAGACATCTACCTGG GTGCCAATATTGCCTCTGGTGAAGAAGTTGCCATCAAGCTCGAGTGTGTGAAAACGAAGCACCCGCAGCTGCACATCGAGAGCAAGTTCTACAAGATGAtgcagggaggag TGGGAATCCCGTCCATCAAGTGGTGTGGAGCGGAGGGGGACTACAATGTGATGGTCATGGAGCTGCTAGGGCCCAGCCTCGAGGACCTCTTCAACTTCTGCTCCCGCAAGTTCAGCCTCAAGACGGTGCTGCTCCTGGCGGACCAGATG atcaGCCGCATCGAGTACATCCACTCCAAGAACTTCATACACCGGGACGTCAAACCTGACAACTTCCTCATGGGCTTGGGGAAGAAGGGCAACCTGGTGTACATCATCGACTTCGGCCTGGCCAAGAAGTACCGGGACGCCCGCACGCACCAGCACATCCCCTACCGGGAAAACAAGAACTTGACCGGCACTGCCCGCTACGCCTCCATCAACACCCACCTGGGCATCG AGCAAAGCCGTCGAGATGACCTGGAGAGTCTGGGCTACGTGCTCATGTACTTCaacctgggctccctgccctggcAGGGCCTCAAAGCGGCCACTAAGCGCCAGAAGTACGAGCGCATCAGTGAGAAGAAGATGTCGACACCCATCGAGGTCCTCTGCAAAGGCTACCCCT CCGAGTTCTCCACATACCTCAACTTTTGCCGCTCCCTGCGGTTCGACGACAAGCCTGACTACTCGTACCTGCGCCAGCTCTTCCGCAACCTCTTCCACCGGCAGGGCTTCTCCTACGACTACGTCTTCGACTGGAACATGCTCAAATTC GGCGCAGCCCGGAACCCCGAGGACGTGGACCGGGAGCGGCGAGAGCACGAGCGCGAGGAGAGGATGGGACAGCTCCGTGGCTCGGCGACCCGGGCCCTACCCCCTGGCCCGCCCACGGGGGCTGCCGCCAACCGGCTCCGCAGTGCCGCAGAGCCTGTGGCTTCCACCCCGGCCTCCCGCATCCAGCAAGCTG GCAATACTTCTCCCAGAGCGATCTCACGGGTcgacagagagaggaaggtgaGCATGAGGCTACACAGGGGGGCGCCTGCCAACGTCTCCTCCTCCGACCTCACTGGGCGGCAAGAGGTCTCCCGGATTTCAGCCTCACAG ACAAGCGTGCCATTTGACCATCTCGGAAAGTGA
- the CSNK1E gene encoding casein kinase I isoform X2 translates to MELRVGNKYRLGRKIGSGSFGDIYLGANIASGEEVAIKLECVKTKHPQLHIESKFYKMMQGGVGIPSIKWCGAEGDYNVMVMELLGPSLEDLFNFCSRKFSLKTVLLLADQMISRIEYIHSKNFIHRDVKPDNFLMGLGKKGNLVYIIDFGLAKKYRDARTHQHIPYRENKNLTGTARYASINTHLGIEQSRRDDLESLGYVLMYFNLGSLPWQGLKAATKRQKYERISEKKMSTPIEVLCKGYPSEFSTYLNFCRSLRFDDKPDYSYLRQLFRNLFHRQGFSYDYVFDWNMLKFMRPPSCQPPALPCGRPQDQLGNAARRRSHAVLLSLRLSPFLLHWGGSGRRAGPEGFWNPCAPSCLLGLFFLPWGRLAHSFSSSP, encoded by the exons ATGGAGCTGCGTGTGGGGAACAAGTACCGCCTTGGAAGGAAGATCGGGAGTGGGTCCTTCGGAGACATCTACCTGG GTGCCAATATTGCCTCTGGTGAAGAAGTTGCCATCAAGCTCGAGTGTGTGAAAACGAAGCACCCGCAGCTGCACATCGAGAGCAAGTTCTACAAGATGAtgcagggaggag TGGGAATCCCGTCCATCAAGTGGTGTGGAGCGGAGGGGGACTACAATGTGATGGTCATGGAGCTGCTAGGGCCCAGCCTCGAGGACCTCTTCAACTTCTGCTCCCGCAAGTTCAGCCTCAAGACGGTGCTGCTCCTGGCGGACCAGATG atcaGCCGCATCGAGTACATCCACTCCAAGAACTTCATACACCGGGACGTCAAACCTGACAACTTCCTCATGGGCTTGGGGAAGAAGGGCAACCTGGTGTACATCATCGACTTCGGCCTGGCCAAGAAGTACCGGGACGCCCGCACGCACCAGCACATCCCCTACCGGGAAAACAAGAACTTGACCGGCACTGCCCGCTACGCCTCCATCAACACCCACCTGGGCATCG AGCAAAGCCGTCGAGATGACCTGGAGAGTCTGGGCTACGTGCTCATGTACTTCaacctgggctccctgccctggcAGGGCCTCAAAGCGGCCACTAAGCGCCAGAAGTACGAGCGCATCAGTGAGAAGAAGATGTCGACACCCATCGAGGTCCTCTGCAAAGGCTACCCCT CCGAGTTCTCCACATACCTCAACTTTTGCCGCTCCCTGCGGTTCGACGACAAGCCTGACTACTCGTACCTGCGCCAGCTCTTCCGCAACCTCTTCCACCGGCAGGGCTTCTCCTACGACTACGTCTTCGACTGGAACATGCTCAAATTC ATGCGGCCCCCCTCATGCCagccccctgcccttccctgtgGACGACCCCAGGACCAACTAGGTAATGCAGCCAGACGCCGCTCCCATGCCGTGCTGCTCTCTCTGAGGCTGTCTCCTTTCCTCCTGCACTGGGGTGGCAGCGGCCGGAGGGCAGGTCCTGAGGGCTTCTGGAACCCTTGTGCCCCATCCTGCCTGTTGGGCCTCTTTTTCCTCCCGTGGGGGCGCCTAGCCCATTCTTTCTCGAGCTCCCCCTGA